One region of Thiorhodovibrio frisius genomic DNA includes:
- a CDS encoding response regulator, producing METPNAPRLKSILLTTLASGMFVILAVGLSALLSHDRYWANLEVHAMVETVGAMAALLLAYLLLHPIQADEQSSQPANHQAGRHLHPWNTTGVALGLAALAIGDGLHAMAPPGQAFVFLKSFANLAGAVGFALSWVALCGSSDRCKVRTALAVICLMTALGTWALAFPSQLPLMVDNVDFTPLAIGVNALAGLFYLVAAGRFGLDFAHTGDRDRLAYLATALLFSLGSFFFSESMLWDSHWWYWHFLRLTAYLIVLWLVIKTYLEAERTLIENAYKYRVVADNTHDWEYWTDRSGAFLYSSPSCADVTGRESDEFFQQPHLLEEIIHPDDRPAWAAHKKTLYEANRQGELEFRILLPGGGERWIGHVCRPVLDDAGRLAGRRGSNRDISRSKKAEEDIIHAKEAAERANRSKSEFLATMSHEIRTPLNGVQGMLQLIKAAELGPELAEYVDIAMESSQNLLTVINDILDLSKVEAGKITIDRDGFDLDALLRSIKATFTQQAASKGLTLDLDIAPGVPAAVIGDAIRLRQVLFNLVGNAIKFTEQGAVRLDVRVLDQIDARHLRLGFAITDTGIGIPADRIGELFSPFTQVDSSSTRRFKGTGLGLAIVKRLVNLMDGQISIESAPGQGTTVQFDIALGVAADADSITTDTAPARRPVAPGPTTALRILVVDDEPINAKVVTMMLGKMGYTASSAVNGRQALDALSEQPFDLVFMDISMPDMDGVEATRQIRANVAGNLDPSTPIIALTAHAMKGDRERFLAAGMDDYLPKPVEAKALREVMQRVLAQRN from the coding sequence ATGGAAACCCCAAACGCGCCAAGGCTCAAGTCAATCCTGCTCACCACCTTGGCGTCGGGGATGTTCGTAATCCTGGCCGTTGGTCTTTCGGCATTGCTGAGCCACGATCGGTACTGGGCCAATCTCGAAGTCCACGCGATGGTTGAGACGGTAGGCGCGATGGCAGCCCTGCTCCTCGCTTATCTCCTCCTGCACCCCATCCAAGCCGACGAACAATCCAGTCAACCGGCCAATCACCAAGCAGGCCGCCACCTTCACCCATGGAACACCACCGGCGTCGCCCTCGGCCTGGCCGCGCTGGCCATTGGCGATGGCTTGCATGCGATGGCCCCGCCTGGGCAGGCGTTTGTGTTTCTTAAGAGCTTCGCGAATCTGGCGGGCGCGGTTGGTTTCGCCTTGAGTTGGGTGGCGCTCTGCGGTTCGTCGGATCGTTGTAAAGTTCGCACCGCGCTGGCTGTGATCTGCCTGATGACCGCTCTCGGCACCTGGGCGCTGGCCTTTCCAAGCCAGCTGCCGCTGATGGTGGACAATGTCGACTTCACGCCCTTGGCGATCGGTGTGAATGCGCTCGCGGGGTTGTTTTATCTGGTTGCTGCCGGGCGTTTCGGGCTCGATTTCGCGCACACCGGCGACCGCGACAGGCTCGCTTATCTGGCCACCGCCCTGCTGTTCAGCCTCGGGAGCTTCTTCTTTTCCGAATCCATGCTGTGGGACAGCCACTGGTGGTACTGGCATTTCCTGCGGCTCACCGCCTATCTGATCGTCCTCTGGCTGGTGATCAAGACCTATCTCGAAGCCGAACGAACGCTGATCGAGAACGCCTACAAGTACCGCGTCGTCGCGGACAACACCCATGACTGGGAATACTGGACGGACCGCAGCGGCGCCTTCCTTTATTCCTCACCCTCCTGTGCCGATGTGACCGGGCGCGAGTCTGACGAGTTCTTCCAGCAACCGCATCTCTTAGAAGAGATCATCCACCCGGATGACCGCCCGGCCTGGGCCGCGCATAAAAAGACCCTGTATGAGGCGAATCGCCAGGGCGAGCTGGAATTCCGGATTCTCCTTCCCGGCGGCGGCGAACGCTGGATCGGCCATGTGTGCCGGCCGGTTCTCGATGACGCCGGTCGGCTCGCGGGACGCCGCGGATCAAATCGCGACATTAGCCGCAGCAAGAAAGCGGAAGAGGACATCATCCACGCCAAAGAGGCCGCGGAGCGGGCGAACCGTTCGAAGTCGGAGTTCCTCGCCACCATGAGCCATGAAATCCGCACGCCCCTGAATGGGGTTCAGGGAATGCTGCAGCTTATTAAGGCCGCTGAGCTCGGCCCGGAGTTGGCGGAGTACGTCGACATCGCCATGGAGTCCTCGCAGAACCTGCTCACCGTGATCAACGACATCCTCGACCTCTCCAAAGTCGAGGCGGGCAAGATCACGATTGATCGTGACGGCTTCGACCTAGACGCCCTGCTAAGATCGATCAAGGCCACCTTTACCCAGCAAGCGGCATCCAAAGGCCTGACCCTGGACTTGGACATTGCCCCCGGCGTCCCTGCCGCCGTGATTGGTGATGCGATTCGGCTGCGCCAGGTGCTCTTCAACCTGGTTGGCAACGCCATTAAATTCACCGAACAAGGCGCCGTGCGCCTGGACGTCCGTGTTCTGGACCAAATAGATGCTCGGCACTTGCGCCTGGGATTCGCCATCACTGACACCGGCATTGGCATCCCCGCAGACCGAATCGGCGAGCTGTTCTCGCCCTTCACCCAGGTCGACAGCTCCAGCACCCGCCGCTTCAAAGGTACAGGCCTGGGCTTGGCCATCGTCAAGCGACTGGTAAACCTCATGGATGGACAAATATCGATCGAAAGCGCTCCAGGTCAGGGCACGACGGTGCAATTCGATATCGCGCTGGGAGTCGCCGCCGACGCCGACTCGATCACCACAGATACGGCGCCGGCACGGCGGCCGGTCGCGCCGGGACCGACCACGGCCTTGCGCATCCTCGTGGTTGACGACGAACCCATTAATGCAAAAGTCGTGACCATGATGCTTGGCAAAATGGGGTATACCGCGAGTTCCGCTGTCAATGGTCGCCAGGCGCTGGACGCCCTGTCAGAGCAGCCCTTCGATCTGGTGTTCATGGATATCTCCATGCCCGACATGGATGGAGTCGAGGCAACCCGGCAGATCCGCGCAAACGTCGCCGGCAACCTCGATCCATCCACCCCCATCATCGCCCTCACCGCTCACGCGATGAAAGGTGATCGCGAACGGTTTCTCGCCGCCGGCATGGATGACTACCTGCCAAAGCCCGTCGAGGCCAAAGCGCTAAGGGAAGTCATGCAAAGAGTGCTCGCGCAGCGCAATTGA
- a CDS encoding TusE/DsrC/DsvC family sulfur relay protein has product MYAAQQSAVDVSFNKKGFMADFDAWNHQVAAALAAEQGLELSECHWAVIDFLRDYYEFHEMPPTPKVLIRELGQRLSPHTPCTKRKLEGLFPDGGCKQACQIAGLPDYYCHSC; this is encoded by the coding sequence ATGTATGCAGCCCAACAATCAGCGGTTGACGTCAGTTTTAACAAGAAAGGCTTTATGGCCGACTTTGACGCATGGAATCATCAGGTGGCCGCTGCCCTGGCGGCCGAGCAGGGGCTGGAACTGAGCGAGTGCCATTGGGCGGTGATCGACTTTCTGCGCGATTACTATGAGTTCCATGAAATGCCGCCGACGCCAAAGGTGCTCATCCGCGAGCTGGGACAGCGGCTCTCCCCCCATACGCCCTGCACCAAGCGCAAGCTCGAAGGGCTGTTTCCGGACGGCGGCTGCAAGCAGGCCTGCCAGATTGCCGGTTTGCCGGATTACTACTGCCATTCCTGCTAA
- a CDS encoding DUF3419 family protein, producing the protein MRPRLAASIRELFDARTLEEQHHIYDTRVDPLIWTKGLNWTLSRQLTMSMLGVPHPQRKEVQEQHDSGVAGFVRGAIGYVFRQLPVWTNYFWMVYIRGRYTENCCPAYLKPDNFSRLKAGAADCIGLHTCTEGAGSWSPLSFLSEAKRPFIGCRHESAHWG; encoded by the coding sequence GTGCGCCCGCGCCTTGCCGCCAGCATTCGCGAACTCTTTGATGCCCGCACCCTGGAAGAACAGCACCACATCTACGACACCCGGGTCGACCCCTTGATCTGGACCAAAGGCCTGAACTGGACCCTGTCGCGCCAACTCACCATGAGCATGCTCGGGGTGCCGCATCCGCAGCGCAAGGAGGTCCAAGAGCAACACGACAGTGGTGTGGCCGGTTTCGTGCGCGGCGCCATTGGCTATGTCTTTCGCCAATTGCCGGTATGGACCAACTACTTCTGGATGGTCTACATCCGCGGACGCTACACCGAGAACTGCTGCCCGGCATACCTGAAACCTGATAACTTCTCGCGTCTCAAGGCCGGCGCGGCCGATTGCATCGGGCTGCACACCTGCACGGAGGGGGCGGGAAGCTGGTCACCGCTTTCTTTTCTGTCTGAGGCTAAACGGCCGTTCATCGGTTGTCGGCATGAAAGCGCGCACTGGGGATAA